The uncultured Desulfatiglans sp. DNA window CTTCGATGCGTAACATCACTGTGACAAGGCGCTGTTGGCTGTCAATCACCCAATGCGGCACTCAGCACGCCGCTCTCGTCTCCACCCTATCGCGACTCCTTAATGCCTATCAACCTATTTGCCATCGGTTTGCTTCGATCTCCGCTGCTTTTATCAGCCAACGTTTCGGTTCCCAACGCTTGAGCTCAGGGGGGGTTGAGGCCGCGACCGTTTTTGCGGCAGCAAAATGCGCGACGGGTCAAACGTCAGCTGCAGCGATTTGTGCCGCACCTGCTTGACTTCGCGGCAACGGTGTAACGTGCGCCACTATTCAGAGCAAAATATTTTCACCACAAACGTGTTCGCAGCTCGACCAATTTCTTCGTTCCCAACCCTTGAGCCCGCATTATCTTCGAGAATCTGCACGCCGTAGGCCTTAAGGAAAATCTTGGCAATGTCCCCCTTGATCGCAAAGTTCACGTTCTGAGGAATGTCTCCGGTTACTCTCTGAATAAGGCCAGCATTAAGTTTGCTAACGACTACACCGATCACTCTGCCCGTCTCATCAATAACAGGAGCCCCACTATTACCTTGTTGAACTGGCGCAGAGATTTGAAAAAATCGAAAATCGTTGGAGATCCCAGATGTGCCGCTCACTACACCGGTTGTGAGCTGAAGTTGATCAGAGAGCAGCCCAGCAAGGGGAAATCCTGTTACGACAACACCTTGGCCAAGCTGCGGAGCTCCTGTGCTCGCAAATCTTGCGATCGATGCGGGGCTCTTCTCGGCCTTGAGAAGGGCTAAGTCGTTTTGAGGGTCACTGGCAATGACATCGAAAGCGTACCGACGTCCTTGGCAAATTGAATATATTCTTCCGCAGCCACTTATTACATGCTCATTCGTTAGCAGGTGGCCTGATCGAGAGACAAAGAAACCAGTCCCCGATGAGCTTGCTCTCGGTGGTTTCTCTGCTCCGTTGTCAGGGGCGGCCTTCGAAGGTGCTTGCCCACGACTGCCAACATATGTTTCAACTCCTTCTACAAAATCGCAAACTCTTTCTTGTGGAATTGAACTTTTCGAAATAAGCAAACGGGATTTTTCTTTGCCTCCGTTCTCAGCAATGTACCATTCTCCGTCACCTTGATCGGTCAAGTAGAACCAAATTATGTAATCTGCCCCATTACTAGACGGCGCTCTAGTATCGTATTCCTCATTTTTGGTTACGCTAGTAAATATACCTCGCGCATCAATGGCCCTCGCCATCACATTGAGTCCAATCCTCAACACTTCGGCAACATAGTTAATTTGATCGTCCGAGGGATTGCCGGTTTTAACAACGCCTGCGGCTCGAATTCGATCAAAATTCGGTGTAACTATTCTGGCTGAACTTCCGAGCACCCCGTTTCTTGGAACGACTGTCAATACGTTCTTATCAGCATCCGCTCTCGCCGCCACAAGCGCCGCTGAAGAGGACGGATACATCTGATTGCCATAGCGCCAAGTATTAGGGGCGCAACCGGAAAGGATGGCCATAAAAATTATGACTGCAATTCCCGTCTTCAGACAATTAATCATTCTCACAGGATCCCTCCCTAATGTGCCGGCACAGCTGCTGGCTTGTGCTTGTCCGCGATTGTGGATGCACCTCATTGCACTTCTCGTTGATCCTGGCTAGTCAGATTATCTACTAGGCAGGTGATTGGGAGCTAGCGCCTGACGCTACGCATCACCGGCAGCAAACAGCAGAGCGACGAGGTACGAGGAGCGGCGCTTTTTGCTGT harbors:
- a CDS encoding hypothetical protein (Evidence 5 : Unknown function), which gives rise to MRCIHNRGQAQASSCAGTLGRDPVRMINCLKTGIAVIIFMAILSGCAPNTWRYGNQMYPSSSAALVAARADADKNVLTVVPRNGVLGSSARIVTPNFDRIRAAGVVKTGNPSDDQINYVAEVLRIGLNVMARAIDARGIFTSVTKNEEYDTRAPSSNGADYIIWFYLTDQGDGEWYIAENGGKEKSRLLISKSSIPQERVCDFVEGVETYVGSRGQAPSKAAPDNGAEKPPRASSSGTGFFVSRSGHLLTNEHVISGCGRIYSICQGRRYAFDVIASDPQNDLALLKAEKSPASIARFASTGAPQLGQGVVVTGFPLAGLLSDQLQLTTGVVSGTSGISNDFRFFQISAPVQQGNSGAPVIDETGRVIGVVVSKLNAGLIQRVTGDIPQNVNFAIKGDIAKIFLKAYGVQILEDNAGSRVGNEEIGRAANTFVVKIFCSE